The following DNA comes from Hordeum vulgare subsp. vulgare chromosome 3H, MorexV3_pseudomolecules_assembly, whole genome shotgun sequence.
CTAGAAAGAAAAGAACGAAGATATAACAAGTAAAAAACAAATAAGAAAACATGTATAAAGGTCAtggagcatcatcaagtttgcatgGTTTTCTAAGAAGAGCAGCAGCTGGTCTTCTGGTCGACAGGTTGCCCGCGGATCTGTACAGTCGCTGGGCGAGCGTTGTTTgctgctggctggctggccatCCTGGAAACATAGGGCATTGTTTTCAGTAAGTTCTACATCTCTAAACTTCATAGACTAGCACATTAATATAAACCATCATGAATGCTAGTTTCAGTCTGGGTCCAAACCTATCCTTGATCGAAGCAGCCATGGCCATGAAAGCCTGTTCAACATTCAGGGCGTTCTTTGCACTGGTCTCCATGAATGGAAtgccaatctcatcagcaaatgcCTATATATACACACATAAGAAAAAAAACACAAATAGCAATGAGAATGCCTTCTGTGAATGAAAGGTTGGAATCTGCAGATTGTGAAGTGAACAGCGAAAAATAATGTTGGTACCTTTGCTGTTTCATATGATACAGCTCTTTTGTCAGCGAGATCACATTTGTTCCCCACGAGAAGCTTGTTCACATTCTCACTAGCATAGCGATCAATCTCGTTCAGCCACTGCTTCACATTGTTGAAGCTATCTTGGTCTGTCACATCGTAGACTATCTGCAAT
Coding sequences within:
- the LOC123442626 gene encoding GTP-binding protein YPTM2; protein product: MNPEYDYLFKLLLIGDSGVGKSCLLLRFADDSYLDSYISTIGVDFKIRTVEQDGKTIKLQIWDTAGQERFRTITSSYYRGAHGIIIVYDVTDQDSFNNVKQWLNEIDRYASENVNKLLVGNKCDLADKRAVSYETAKAFADEIGIPFMETSAKNALNVEQAFMAMAASIKDRMASQPAANNARPATVQIRGQPVDQKTSCCSS